CCCTCGGCCATGACCGGCCTGATCGACCGCATGGCGCGAGCCGAGCTGGTCGAGCGTCGCGCCGATCCGAAGGACGGACGGGCGATGCGCCTGCACCTCACCGACAAGGGCCGTGTCGCGCGCGACACGGCCAAGGCTGGCCTGCGCGGCGTCAACGCCCAACTGACCGAAGGCTTCACGGACGAGGAAATCAGCGTGGTCTCGCGCTGGCTGACTAGTCTGCAAACCAAGTTCCCCAAGGGAGACCCGCAATGACCGAGCATGTGAAGGTGCAGATCGACGCCGGCGTGATGACCCTCACCCTGGCGCGCCCGGAGAAGAAGAACGCCCTGTCCAACGCCATGTACGGCGTGCTGGCCGACAGCCTGGAGGCGGCCGAACAGGATCCGGCCATCCGCGTCGTGGTCTTCCAGGGCGACGGCGACAGCTTCACCGCCGGCAACGACCTGCAGGACTTCACCGCCCAGGCCACCGGCGCCTTCAGCGGCGAGCGTCACGTGACCCGGTTCCTCAAGGCTCTGGCCCACGCGACCCGCCCGCTGGTCGCGGCAGTGCAGGGCCAGGCGGTCGGCGTGGGGACGACCATGCTGCTCCATTGCGACCTGGTGTTCGTGACGCCTGACGCGCGCTTGACCACCCCGTTCGTGAACCTGGCCCTGGTGCCGGAGGCCGCCTCCAGCTGGCTCCTGCCCGCCCGCATCGGCCACGCCCGCGCCTACGCCATGTTCGCCCTGGGCGAGGCGGTGGACGGCGCCACGGCCGTGGCCTGGGGTCTGGCCAACGGCTTGGCGGACGGCGAGGCGCTGAGGGCCCGCGCCCGGGCCGCCGCCGACCAACTGGCCAAGCGTCCGCTGGGCGCCCTGACGGTGACCAAGCGGCTGATGCGCGACGCTGAGAAAATCGCCGCCCTCATGGACACAGAAGGCGCGGAGTTCGCCGCGCGTCTGCAGACCGCCGAGGCGCGCGAAGCCTTCATGGCTTTCGCCGAGCGCCGTGCGCCCGACTTCAGCAAGGTCGGCTAGGTCGCTCTGACCTCAGCCCCGCGTGATGTCTTTGCGGATTTGCGCGATCCAGATGTAGCGTAGCCGACAGAACAGAACATCGGGAGGAAGCGGACATGAGCGGACGGATCACATCGCCCTTTGGGGCCAAGTCGACGGCGCGCGAGGTTGTCGCCGGTCACGACCTTTCCGGCCGCGTGGCCATCGTCACCGGCGCCGCCACTGGAATCGGGGTGGAGACCGTCCGGGCGCTGGCCCTGGCCGGCGCGGAAGTGATCATCGCCGCCCGCAAGCCCGAGCTCGGCGAAGAGGTGGCCAACGCCATCAATGAAGAGGCCGGCTCCAAGCGGGTCAGTTTCGGCATGCTGGACCTGTCCAGCCTGGAGGCCATCCGCCACTTCGCCAACGTCTGGGGCGACCGGCGGATCGACATCCTGATCAACAACGCCGCTGTCATGGCCAGTCCGCTGATGCGCACCGCCGACGGCTTCGAGATGCAGTTTGGCACCAATCACCTGGGCCACTTCCTGCTGTCGGTGCTGCTGGCCCCGAACCTGATCGCGGGCGCCAAGGCCAGCGGCAAGCCGTCTCGCCTGGTGTCGCTCTCGTCGATCGGCCATCGACGCTCGGGGATCCATTTCGACGATCCCAACTACAACACCCGCCCCTACGAAAAGTGGGAGGCCTATGGGCAGGCCAAGACCGCCAACAGCCTGTTCGCGGTGGGCTTCGACAAGCGCTTCAAGGACCAGGGCGTCCACGCCAACGCGGTCATGCCGGGCGGCATCCTGACGCCGCTGCAGCGCCACCTGCCGATCGAGGAGCAACGCGCTCTGGGCTGGCTGGACGAGAACGACCAGCCGCGCGAGGGCTTCAAGACGACCGAGCAGGGCGCAGCCACCAGCGTCTGGGCGGCGGTGGGCGCCGAGCTGGAGGGCGTCGGCGGGCTCTATCTGGAAGACTGCAACCAGGCGCTGCCCTGGAGCAAGGAGAGTCCCTGGACCGGCGTCATGCCGCACGCCCTGGACCCGGCCGCCGCTGATCGGCTCTGGGACCTGTCGGTGGAGATCGTCGGGGCCGGCGCCTGATGGATCGCAACGCCGTGCTGCGTCTTGCGGGCCTGGCGGCGATCGTTGGTGGGCTGATCGATCTTTTCGGTCCGCTGGTCTATCCGCATATGGCTCAACAACCCAAGCTGATCACCTATGTCCTTATCGACGTGCTTCTGCTGCTGGGACTGTTCGGCCTGCTGTCGGCGACTTGGCGGTCTACCGGCTGGCTAGGCTTGGCCGGCTTCGTCGTCGCGGTAACCGGCGTGCTTCTGGTGCGCTCCTCGGCGACCAATGTGCTGGGTCCGTCGACGGACGCGATCGCAGCGGCCGTTTGGGCTATAGGTATGGCGATCATTGGCGTGGCTCAGTTACGCCCCCGAACCCCGTTTCGGTTGGCCGGCTGCCTTTGGATGCTGACGGTTATTATCCCGCTCGTCGCAATGCTGTTCCAGGATCACCGCGCGTCCCGAAGCGCCACCGCACACGCCCTATTCGCACTGGGCTTTATGGTTGCGGGCGCGCAACTGGTCCGCCGTCCTCAATCCATTTCTGGAGACCCCGCGTGAGCCTCAAGAACAAGACCCTGTTCGTCACCGGCGCCTCGCGCGGCATCGGTCTGGCCATCGCCGTCCGGGCGGCCCGCGACGGCGCCAATGTGGTGATCGCGGCCAAGACCGCCGAGGCCCATCCCAAGCTGCCGGGCACCATCTACACCGCCGCCAAGGAAATCGAGGACGCCGGCGGCAAGGCCCTGCCGCTGGTCGTCGACGTGCGCGAGGAGGCCAGCGTCCAGGAAGCGGTCGACAAGGCCGTGGCCCAGTTCGGCGGCATCGACATCTGCGTCAACAACGCCTCGGCCATCTCGCTGACGCCGACCCTGATGACCGACATGAAGCGCTATGACCTGATGCACCAGATCAATACGCGCGGCACGTTCGTGACCTCCAAGGCCTGCATCCCGCACCTGAAGAACGCCGAGAATCCGCACGTGCTGATGCTGTCGCCGCCGCTGGACATGTCGCCGCGCTGGTTCGGCTCGCATGTGGCCTACACCATGGCCAAGTTCGGCATGTCGATGTGCGTGCTGGGCATGGCCGAGGAGTTCAAGCCCGACGGCATCGCCTTCAACGCCCTATGGCCCCGCACCGGCATCGCCACGGCCGCCATCCAGTTCGCCCTGACCGGCGAGGAGGGCCTGCGCCACTGCCGCACGCCCGAGATCATGGCCGACGCGGCCTATGCGATCTTCAACAAGCCCTCGCGCGACTTCAGCGGCAACTTCCTGATCGACGACACCTTCCTGTACGGCGAGGGCGTCCGCGACTTCGATCCCTACAAGGTCGACCCGACCGCCAGCCTGATGCCGGACTTCTTCGTGCCCGAGAGCAGCCAGCCGCCGCCCGGGGTGAAGATCGGTTGATTGAGACCCTCTCCCAGAGGGAGAGAAGGGACCCGCCGCGAAGCGGTGGGAGGTGAGGGGTTTCGCCGGCCGACGTCTTACTCCCTCTCCCTCCCACGCTTTCAGCGCGGGCCCCGCCCTCTTCCCTTGGGAGAAGGTTTCTGTTTACGCGCGGCGACGGCCAGCGACTTTCGCGCCCAGTCCAGCAGAATATCCTGGTCGTCCAAAGCCTCGGTGGGCGCAGTCCAGTAGGCCATCGTCTTGCCGTCCTCGAACGGGGCGAAGGCCTGTGCGCCGGCGGCCTCGAATTCGAGCTTCAGGGCATCGTCGCCCTTGAGGTAGAGGACGTCGTCGTCGATGAGCGCGAAGAACAGCCCATTCGCATAGACGCCGACTCCCCCGAACATGCGCCGGGCGCTGACCTGTCCCAGCGGGGCCAGCAGCTCCAGAACGAAGTCCTTGTAGTCGTCGGATACCGCCATGACCGTCACCGTCCGCCCCGCCACGCCCGCCGATGCGAGCCTGATCCACCAGTTCATCCTCGATCTGGCCGAGTATGAGAAGCTGCTCGACACGGTCCAGGCGACGGAGGCCGACACGGCGGCGGCCCTGTTCGGCGACAAGGCTCGCGCCTTCGCCGACATCGCCGAGATCGACGGCCAGCCGGTGGGCTTCGCGCTGTGGTTCTACAACTACTCGACCTTCGTCGGGCGACACGGGATCTATCTGGAGGACCTGTTCGTGCGCCCATCGGCGCGGGGGGCGGGGGCGGGCAAGGCGCTGCTGGCCAACCTCGCCAAGCGTTGCGTCGACGAGGGCCTCGGGCGGCTGGAGTGGTCGGTGCTCGACTGGAACGCCCCGTCGATCGCCTTCTATGACAGCCTCGGCGCCGCGGCGATGGACGAATGGATCATCCGCCGCCTGACGGGCGAGGCGCTACGCAAACTGGCGGGCGCGTAGGCCGCCCCTACCCCGCCAGGGTCTCCAGGAACCGCACCGGCTCGCCCTTGCCCTCGGCGATGATCTCGTCGTCGCGCATCACCACGATCCCGCGCACGATGGTCGCCACGGGCCAGGCCTTGGCTTCGAAGCCGTCGAACGGGGTCCAGCCCGAGCGGGTGGCCATCCAGTCGTGGGTGATGACCCGGCGGGCCTTCATGTCGACGATGGTGAAGTCGGCGTCGAAGCCCTCGGCGATGCGACCCTTGTCGGCCAGGCCGAAGATGCGGTTCACGCCGTGGCTGGTGAGATCGACAAAGCGCTCCAGGGAGAGCTTACCGTCAACCACGTGGGTCAGCATGATCGGGACCAGGGTCTGCACCCCCGGCATGCCCGACGGCGAGGCCGGATAGGGTCGCGCCTTTTCCTCGCGGGTGTGCGGGGCGTGGTCGCTGCCCAGGACGTCGGCCACGCCGGTGTCGATCCCGCGCCAGATCCCGGCCACGTGGTCGGCCTCGCGGATCGGCGGGTTCATCTGGGCGAAGCCCTTCAGGCGCTCATAGGCCTCGGGCGCGACCAGGGTCAGGTGCTGGGGCGTGACCTCAACGCTGGCGACGTCCTTGTTCTGGGCCAGGAAGTCGATCTCTTCCTTGGTGGTCACGTGCAGCACGTGGATGCGCTTGCCCAGCGACTTGGCGATGCGGACCAGGCGGTGGGTCGACTGCAGGGCGGCCTGGGCGTCGCGCACCTCCGGGTGGCTCGTCCAGTCGCCGGGACGGGCCAGGCTGCGACGCTCGGCCAGGCGATATTCATCCTCGGAGTGGAAGGCCGCGCGGCGATTGACGTGGCGCAGCACGTTCTCCACGCCCTCGTCGTCTTGCACCAGCAGCGACCCGGTCGAGGCGCCCATGAACACCTTGATGCCGCAGCAGCCCGGCAGGCGCTCCAGCTCGCCCAGGAAAGTGGCGTTCTCATGGGTGCCGCCGACATAGAAGGCGTGGTCGGTGTGCATCCGCCCTTTGGCGCGCGAGAGCTTGTCGGCCAGGGCGTCGGCGTCCGTAGTGGTCGGCTCGGTGTTGGGCATCTCGAAGACGGCGGTGACGCCGCCCAGGGCCGCGCCGCGCGAACCGCTTTCCAGGTCTTCCTTCCACTCCAGGCCCGGCTCTCGAAAGTGGACCTGACTGTCGATGACGCCCGGCAGGACCGTCAGGCCCGTGGCGTCGAACACCTCGCCGGCGCTGGCCTGGGACAGGTCGCCGATCGCGACGATCTTGCCGCCGCGCACGCCGATGTCGGTAAAGCCTCGCCCGGCGTGGTTCACCACCTCGCCGCCACGCACGATCAGGTCGAAGGTCTGGGTCATGGGACGGCTCCGGAGGGTTTCCGGCGATCTAGGACGATCGCTGACCACAGGCAACCGTTTGGTCCCGCCCTCAGGGCTTTTGCGGCGCCGGCTTGCTGAGGTCGAACGCGACGCGGAACAAACGGTTAGGCCGCGAAAGCTCATAGGTGAACTGGCTGTCGGTGAGCCCCAGCGTCCAGACATTGGTGTTCGAAACCGTCCGGTTCAGCCGGGTGAACAGGGCCTTGGACTCTTCATCGACCGGGAAGCGCTGGGCCTGGGCGGTTCCAGGCTCCAGCGTGTCGCCGCCATAGCGCGACAGCTCATCCTCGACGCCGTCGGTGTGGCGATGATCGTGCTTGAGGCGCAGTCGGCCGTCGTCGAGCCGCGTGATGATCCAGGTGCGCGAGCGATCCTCGCCTACGCGGAACGGAATGCGGATCTGCCGAGCGTCGCAGTGGGCGACGGTCATGACCAGCTCGGCCTTGCGGAACGTCTCGTCGGCCGCGTCGCCGGCCACGACCCGGCCTGCGAAGGTCTTGCCGCACAGCGCGCTCAGGCGATCGAAGAACTGCTCGCCCGGGCTTCCGGCCAAGACCGCAGTCGGCGCCAGGGCCAGAGCCGCGCAGAGGGCGATCAAGGATTTCATCGAAGTCTCCTGGTCCGCGCTCTGTTCGGTTCAGTCGCGATCGGGCTGGGCGGCGTCTTCGAGCTGGCTTTCCGCATCGCCTTCACCGGCCGGGGCGGAAGCCGCGTCAACGGGCGCGTCCTCGACAGGAGCTGCGGCGTCCTCGACCTCCGGATCCGGCGCGGCGCCAGGTCCCTCGACTGCGGCGTCGCTCGCATCGGATGCGACAGGCGCCGCAGGAACGGTCCCGCCGACCTTCGCCAGCAGCGCCTTGGCCGCCTTGAAGACCGTCGCCACCGGCAGGTCGCTCATGTGGCGGATGGCCTGGGACAGCTCCGGATCGATGGCCAGGAACTGTTCGAACGTCCGTGGGCCGCGCACCGCCACGGCGTGCTCGCCCCACGGCGCGTAGCGGCGCTCGTCGGAGGGGCCGAACAGGCCGATGGTCGGCGTTCCGGCGGCGGCGGCGATGTGCATCAGGCCCGAATCGTTGCCGATGAACAGGCTGGCGCGCTTCAGGCACGCATAGGCGGTCAGCAGGTCGACCTTGCCGGTGAGGTCGATGGTGCGGCCACGCGCCGAGGCCATGCGCAACTCCTCGACCATGCGGGTGTCGTCCGGACCGCCCAGGATCAGCAGCCGGCCGCCGGCCATCGGGCCGTCCTTGTCGAGCAGCTGCGCGGCGGTCTGGGTGAAGCGCTCGATCGGCCAGACCTTACCCACCCAGTTGGCCGCCGGGCCCACGGCCAGGATCGGTCCGGTTTCGCCGCCCGTGTTCAGGCCCAGCATTTCGTCCGCCAGGGCCTGAACCTCGGGCGTGATGTAGAGATAGGGCGGCGGCGGGTCGCCCTCGAGCTTCAGCGTCCGGGCCGCGTCCACCACCTTGTGGACGACCTCGCCCGGGATCTTCTTCCAGATGGCGCGCTTGTCACGCCGCAGGAACAGCGCCGTGGCCGAGCCTCGCAGATCGACAATCAGGCTCCACTTCTTGTGGCGCACCTGGTTCCAGAGCTTGAACCAGTGGCCCTTGCCCTTGCCCTTCTCCATCACGATCACCCGGTCGAGACCGGGGACGTGCGCGAAGAGCGGCGCGGCGAGAGGGCCGGCGACGATGGTGAAGCGCGCGTTGGGGATCTGGTCGGCCAGCATCTTGATCAGGCCAGACGACAGCACCGCGTCACCGATACGCGTCGCCGTGATGAAAAGGATCGGGAAGGCCCGCTGTGTCATCGGTCCACCTATAGGCCGGTCGGTGAGTCGGCGCACCCCACGTTAACACTTGAGTTACCTCAAGGACTGGCGCTGCCCGCGACACGGCGCCACATGTGCCCTCATGACCGCACCTTTGCTCGCCCGTCTCGCCTCCCGCGCCGTCATCGCCGTCTCCGGTCAGGATTGGCGGAGCTTCCTTCAGGGCCTGCTGACCCAGGATGTCGAAACCCTGGCCGCCGGCGAGCTGCGCTTTGGCGGTCTGCTGACCCCGCAGGGCAAGCTGCTCTACGACCTGTTCGTGGTGGGGACTGAGGACGGCGCCCTGCTGGACGTGGCGACGGCGCACCGCGACGCCATCCTGGCTCGCCTGACGATGTACCGCCTGCGGGCCAAGGCGGACCTCGCCGCCAGCGACCGCTCGGTGATCGCGGTGTTCGGGGGCGACATTTCCGGCGCGGGCCTTTTCGCTGATCCCCGCCTGCCCGCCCTGGGCGCCCGCGCCTATGACGACCGCCAGACCAACGCCGACGAGGACGCCTATGAGGCCCACCGCCTGGCGCTGGGCGTCCCCGGCCCCGCCGACTGGGGCAGCGAGACCACCTATCCGATCGAGGCCAATTTCGACCTGCTGGCGGGGATCGATTTCAAGAAGGGCTGCTTCGTCGGCCAGGAGACCACCAGCCGCATGAAGCGGCGCGGGACGATCAAGAACCGCATGCTGCCGATCGTCTTCGATGGCCCGCCGCCGCCCTTCGGCGCCGAGGTCCTGGCCGGCGAGCTGCGCGCCGGCGAGGTGCTAAGCGGTCGGGACGGCCGGGCCATGGCCCTTCTGCGTCTGGACCGGATCGACGGCGCCGCGCTGAGCGTCGACGGGCGGCCGGTGCGCGTCGACCGTCCAGAGTGGATGGCCTGAGACCGCCGGTTGCGAGCGTCCCCAATTCGGGGCAGAGAACGCAAAACTGCGGTCGCTGAACCCAGTGACCGGTGTCGCTTAGGGGCATGGGAAACATGAATCGTCGCAAAATTCTGGTTGCGGGCGCGCTGCTGGCTATGGCCGCCGCGGGCGGACCCGCTCTGGCCGCCAGCGCTGAGCGCTTCACCGTCAAGGTGCGCGGCAAGGGTCCCGACGTCATCCTGATCCCGGGCCTGTCGTCGTCACCGGACATCTGGGAGTCGACCGCCCAGGCGCTGGAAGGCCGTTATCGCGTTCACCTCGTTCACGTCGCCGGGTTTGCGGGCGCGCCCACGGCCGGCAACGCCGAGGGTAAGGTCGCCGCGGGCGTGGCCGAAGGTCTCGCGAGCTATATCCAGGCTCAGGGTCTGAAGTCGCCCGCCGTGATGGGCCACTCGATGGGCGGTACGATCGCCATGATACTGGCGGCGCGTCACCCCGACCTGGTGGGCAAGCTGATGGTCGTCGACATGTTCCCGAACCTGGCGGTCGCCTATTTCGGCCCTGGTCAATCGCCGGAGGCCGTCGCACAGCGCGCGGCCGGCTTCCGCGCTCAGATCACCGACGCCCCCGCCGACGCTTTCAAGGCCATGCAGGAGCATTTGATTACGGGCATGGTCCGCACTGAGTCCGCCCGCGCCGCCATCGTCAAGCACTCGCTCGACAGCGACCGGCAGGTTTCCGGCCGCGCCATGGAAGAGCTGCTGACCACCGACCTGACGCCCGAGCTGGCCAAGATCACCGCGCCGACCACCGTGGTCTGGGCCTGGAACAGCAACATGCCTGTCCCGGCCGCGACGTTCGGCGGCTGGTATCAGGCCGCCTATGGGCCGCTAAAGGGCGTCAAGGTGGTGCGCATCGACGATAGCGCCCACTTCATCATGATCGATCAACCGGCCAAGTTCATGGCCGAGGTCGAGACCTTCCTGGCCGGTTGATCTGGCGTCGACCTTATCGGCAGCGACCGTAGCGGTCCGGGGACGCCCCCGGGCCGCCGCGCCAGCCGGGCGGGTTCTCCCAGTTCGTACCAGGACCGCCGCGCGGACCCGGCGGGTTGCGGTCGTTGTCGAACCAGCACTTGCCCGCCTGGTTCCACCAGCCAAAGCTGGGGTGATAGTAGCCGTAGGCGCGGTTGTAGTAGTAGCCGTCGCGGTAGCGGAACTCGATCCGCTGACCGTTCCAGCGATAGTAGCGTCGGTCGGGCGAGGCCCCGGGGCCGCCTCGCCAGCCCGGCGGATTTTCCCAATTGGTCCCCGGTCCACCGCGCGGCCCCGGCGGGTTATGATCGCGGTCCCTGTGCTGGGCCAGGGCCGGCGTCGTCGCCACGGCGGTCGTCGCCAAGGCCATCAGGGCGAAGGTCTTCAGGCGCTTCATCGGCGCACCTTTCGTGTGTCTAGGTCCCTCGCGAGGCTCAACGCGCAAGATCCGGAAATCCGTCGCCCTACGCTTCATGTTCCTGAAAAGTTCTAGTCAGCCGGCAAAGTTTCTGCCAGCTTCGCCGCATGACTGAGATCGCCCGCTGCACCTGGAAAGGCATGAACGGAGACCCGTTCTACGAGGCCTATCACGATGACGAATGGGGCGTGCCCGAGTGGGACAGCCGCGCCCTGTGGGAGAAGCTCGTCTTGGACGGTTTCCAGGCGGGGCTGTCCTGGATCACCATCCTGCGCAAGCGTGAGGCCTTTCGCGCCGCCTTCGCCAATTTCGACCCGGAAAAGGTCGCGCGCTTTGACGAGACAGATCGCGCCCGACTGATGGCCGACGCCGGCATCATCCGCTCGAACGGCAAGATCGACGCGACGATTCAGGGCGCGCGCCTCTATCTCGACATGCGCGAGCGGGGCGAGGATTTCAGCCAGTTCCTATGGGACATGGTCGGCGGCGCGCCGATCCAGAATCAGTGGGAGGCGGGCCAGGTGCCGGCCCAGACCCCCTTGGCCGTCGAGATGTCCAAGGCGCTGAAGGCCAAGGGCTTCAAGTTCTGCGGGCCGGTGATCGTCTATGCCTTCATGCAGGCGACCGGGCTGGTCAACGACCACCTGGTGACCTGCTTCCGACATGAGGAGTGCAAGGCGCTGGGCCACCGTCACTGAGCGGCGGCGGCCGTCTCGCCCTGAACATAGGCGGCCGATAGCTGCTTGTAGGCCTTGGAGCCGAAGGCCAGCAGGGTGACGATGACCCCTACGATCCCGGCCACCGTAAACACCAGCGCCATGCCGCGATCCGGTCCCCGACCGAACCAGTCGCCGATAGCGCCGGCGCCGGCGCCATGGGTCATGAACGGGATGAAGATGAACTGGGTCAGCGGTCCGATCAGGAACGCCGTCAGCGGCGACGCCGCCTGCTCCACCGACTGGGCGAAGCCGAAGACCCGGCCCTGGCGCTCGAACGGCACCACCTTCTGCAGCGTCGTCTGCTCGGCGGCCTCCGCATAGGGCCCCAGCGCCATCCAGACGAAACAGCCGATCGCCAACAGGACAATCGACGACTTCAGCGGAAACACACAACATACCGCCCACGAGATCAGATTGACCAGAAGCAGGGTGCGCAGCGGGTTCTTGCCCAGCCCCGTCCTGCTGATCGCGACACCGCTGGCGATGAAGGCCACCGACAGGAAGCCGAACAGCAGCCCCCAAGTCTGCACTGACACCATCGACAGACCGTAGGCGTCCAACAGGGCCATGAAGATCCCGCCCAGGAAGTTGTTGAAGGTCGCGAACAGGATCAGGGCGAAGAGACCGGGCACGGCGGCTACGACCTTGATCGTGCCGGCGAGGTCGATCGTCCTGGGTTCGACGGGCGCCCCATGTTCGGCTTCGACACGCGGCTCATGGACCGGAACGGCCAGCAGGTGGACCAGCGCGGCGAGCGTCAAGCCGAGCGCGAAGACGAGGGCGGCGAACATGCCGCCCCAGGCCACCAGGAAGCCGCTGATCACCGAGGTGGTCAGGAAGCCGATTCCCGTCACCATGCCGACCAGACCGTTGGCCTTGTCGCGCCCGTCCTCGGGAATCAGCAGCGTCACCAGAGTGGGCAAGGCGATGGTGCGGATATTGCCGGCGATGACGCCCAGCATCGAAAGCCCGATCAGCGCCCACAGCCAGGGACGCCCGACATCGGCGATAGCGCCCTTGGGCGCCAGCAGCAGCACGGCCAGCGCCAGGGCGTAGAGCAGCAGCGACGCCACGCTGGAGCCCGCCATCGCCACCTTCTTCCGGTGATGATCGACGAGGCTGCCGAACCAAATGCCGCAGGCCGCCGTCAGCACCAGATAGACGCCCGCGATCATGCCTGTGGCGAAGACCGACTTGGTCTCCAGATAGACGTAGAAGGTCAGGGCGAACCAGATCGTGAAGTTCGTGATGTTCGCAACCAGGTTGTTGACCAGCAGGTGATGGAACGGGGTCACAAGGCGCGTCTCCAGGGCGAGGCCGGGACCCTGCCAGCGGGCTGCGCCGGAGGCAACGCGCGCTCTGCCAAGACGTACCGAACAACAGCGTTGGCGCCCCCTCGCAGGGAAACTAGGCTGCGCCGCACAAGGGCTACGGGGCGTCGAATGGCAAGCAAAATCATCCTGGGCGTAGTGGCGGCGATCGCGTGCGGGATCGGCGGCGCGCAGGCGCAGGTCATCCAGGGCGTTCCGGTCGTGGAAGCGATGAACGCCTATGTCGAACCGACTGGTCTGGTCGAGGTCGAGGCCGGTCGCCGGATTCACATTCACTGCCTGGGATCGGGCTCACCGACGGTCGTCTTCACCGCCGGCCTTGGCGGCTGGTCGGGCAGTTGGGCGCTGGTGCAGCCCGAGGTCGCCAAGACCACCCGCGCCTGCGCCTGGGACCGCGCGGGCTTTGGCCTGAGCGACGGCGACGCTCAAAACGCCCAGACCTCGGACCAGACGACACAGGACCTCGCCAAGGCCCTGGCGGCGGCGGGCGAGCGCGGGCCCTTTGTGCTGGTCGGCCATTCGGCCGGCGCGTTCGAGACCCTGACCTTCGTCGACCGTCACCGGGATCAGGCCGCCGGCGTGGTGTTCGTCGATCCGACCCGGCCGCATGACATGGCGCGCGAGGCCAAGGCCGGCCCCAAAGCCGCCGCTGCGGATCGCGCCTATTTCGCTTCCGAAGCCAAGCGCCTGCGCGATTGCGCGGCGGGTATCGAGGCTGGAACAGTCAAGACCGGCGCGCCCGCCGCCCCGTGCTTTCAATACTATCCGGAGATCCCGACCGCCGCCCAGACGGCGCTAGCGCGCCGTGACGCCGAACCCGCCCGTCTCCGCGCTCAGGCTTCCCTGTACGAGGAATACGAACCGAACGGCGAACGCGTCGCGCGCGACGGGCGAGACTGGGGCGACCTGCCGCTGATCGTCGTCAGCGCCGGCGCGGCGGCCGACGGCGGTCTCTGGAGTCCTGACGCCCGGGACGAGCACGCGGCCCTGTTCGCCGACTGGACAGATAGCCACAAGAGCCTGGCCAAACTGTCCCGTCGGGGCGAGCGTCGCGTCGCCGAGGGGGCGGGGCATCTCGTCCAACTGCAGAAGCCGCAGGTGGTGATCGAGGCGGTGCTGGCCATCGTCAAGGCGGCGCGGCCCCACTGAGGCCCTGCCGCTAGCCCCCGATCCGCTGACTAACTCGCACCCAGTCCACCTCCAGCGTCGCCGGCAAGGCGGCTTCGTCGATGCCCTTGGCGTTGAGGCTCTCGGGCCAGCGACCCCCGAAGGCGAGGTTGATGATCAGGTGAAAGGGCTGGTCGAACGGCGCGGCGCTGGCCGGCTGGCCGTCCCGCTTCCAGTCGCTCGGCGTGGCGCGGACGTACTCTCGGCCATCCAGGAACCAGACGATCGCCTCGGGCGACCACTCCACCTCATAGACATGGAAGCCGTCGGGCGAGTCCGGCAGCGGCGCGCTGGCGCTGACTTGCTTGTGGGTCCCGGCCGCGTCGGCGGCGAAGTGGATGGTGCCGAACACGCGGTTCTCGCGGCCGTCCGCGCAGGCCTCGCCCGACGGCGGACA
The DNA window shown above is from Caulobacter sp. FWC26 and carries:
- a CDS encoding alpha/beta fold hydrolase, with product MNRRKILVAGALLAMAAAGGPALAASAERFTVKVRGKGPDVILIPGLSSSPDIWESTAQALEGRYRVHLVHVAGFAGAPTAGNAEGKVAAGVAEGLASYIQAQGLKSPAVMGHSMGGTIAMILAARHPDLVGKLMVVDMFPNLAVAYFGPGQSPEAVAQRAAGFRAQITDAPADAFKAMQEHLITGMVRTESARAAIVKHSLDSDRQVSGRAMEELLTTDLTPELAKITAPTTVVWAWNSNMPVPAATFGGWYQAAYGPLKGVKVVRIDDSAHFIMIDQPAKFMAEVETFLAG
- a CDS encoding DNA-3-methyladenine glycosylase I, with amino-acid sequence MTEIARCTWKGMNGDPFYEAYHDDEWGVPEWDSRALWEKLVLDGFQAGLSWITILRKREAFRAAFANFDPEKVARFDETDRARLMADAGIIRSNGKIDATIQGARLYLDMRERGEDFSQFLWDMVGGAPIQNQWEAGQVPAQTPLAVEMSKALKAKGFKFCGPVIVYAFMQATGLVNDHLVTCFRHEECKALGHRH
- a CDS encoding MFS transporter — translated: METRLVTPFHHLLVNNLVANITNFTIWFALTFYVYLETKSVFATGMIAGVYLVLTAACGIWFGSLVDHHRKKVAMAGSSVASLLLYALALAVLLLAPKGAIADVGRPWLWALIGLSMLGVIAGNIRTIALPTLVTLLIPEDGRDKANGLVGMVTGIGFLTTSVISGFLVAWGGMFAALVFALGLTLAALVHLLAVPVHEPRVEAEHGAPVEPRTIDLAGTIKVVAAVPGLFALILFATFNNFLGGIFMALLDAYGLSMVSVQTWGLLFGFLSVAFIASGVAISRTGLGKNPLRTLLLVNLISWAVCCVFPLKSSIVLLAIGCFVWMALGPYAEAAEQTTLQKVVPFERQGRVFGFAQSVEQAASPLTAFLIGPLTQFIFIPFMTHGAGAGAIGDWFGRGPDRGMALVFTVAGIVGVIVTLLAFGSKAYKQLSAAYVQGETAAAAQ
- a CDS encoding alpha/beta fold hydrolase, producing MASKIILGVVAAIACGIGGAQAQVIQGVPVVEAMNAYVEPTGLVEVEAGRRIHIHCLGSGSPTVVFTAGLGGWSGSWALVQPEVAKTTRACAWDRAGFGLSDGDAQNAQTSDQTTQDLAKALAAAGERGPFVLVGHSAGAFETLTFVDRHRDQAAGVVFVDPTRPHDMAREAKAGPKAAAADRAYFASEAKRLRDCAAGIEAGTVKTGAPAAPCFQYYPEIPTAAQTALARRDAEPARLRAQASLYEEYEPNGERVARDGRDWGDLPLIVVSAGAAADGGLWSPDARDEHAALFADWTDSHKSLAKLSRRGERRVAEGAGHLVQLQKPQVVIEAVLAIVKAARPH